The Periplaneta americana isolate PAMFEO1 chromosome 2, P.americana_PAMFEO1_priV1, whole genome shotgun sequence genome has a window encoding:
- the LOC138694289 gene encoding zinc finger protein 93-like isoform X9, whose protein sequence is MSLDSSSGNSSPEQQDNSKSKSRDLSLSTNSLLVKPSVHFCGDDYYKCNNCGQTFLEGVLLEKFVNNDGEELTFKCPSCERLFPSNRELTKHIQLRLGQKPFVCETCGEGFFYSYLLSKHKLTHSEKNPFFCESCGKIFKRLDLLKAHIELQCGDIKHMCEACGKGFTNNSSLKRHIRRIHIGEKAFKCDTCGKRYFKRTDLSDHVRIHTGEKPFTCDQCKKSFHSKGSLAKHSLTHNDEKPFKCNVCDKAYFSSSNLTEHMRVHTGEMPFICNVCGRIFRNKGNLTKHLKVHSGERPYKCDTCGKAFSRSGTLTTHLRTHNKKTYQCNTCGESFTGKTYLNKHCLIHNGDKMFECKFCSKKFRNSNSCENHEKSHTSDKPIDMVIYQGDIYN, encoded by the exons ATGAGTTTGGACAG TAGCAGTGGAAACAGTTCTCCAGAACAGCAAGATAACAGCAAATCTAAATCTCGTGATCTGTCACTGTCAACGAATAGCCTTCTTGTGAAGCCTTCAGTGCATTTCTGTGGGGATGACTATTACAAATGCAATAACTGTGGCCAAACATTTCTTGAGGGTGTACTATTagaaaaatttgtaaataatgatgGCGAAGAATTGACTTTCAAATGCCCATCTTGTGAACGTCTATTTCCGAGCAACAGGGAACTAACAAAACACATACAATTGCGTCTTGGACAGAAGCCTTTCGTGTGTGAAACCTGTGGAGAGGGATTCTTTTATAGTTATCTTTTATCTAAACATAAACTTACTCATAGTGAAAAAAATCCTTTTTTCTGTGAAAGTTGCGGTAAAATATTTAAACGTTTAGATTTGTTGAAAGCTCATATTGAATTACAGTGCGGTGATATTAAACATATGTGTGAAGCTTGTGGCAAAGGATTTACAAACAACAGCTCCTTGAAAAGACATATAAGAAGAATTCACATAGGAGAGAAAGCATTTAAGTGTGATACTTGTGGTAAAAGATACTTTAAAAGGACAGATCTTAGCGATCATGTACGAATACATACTGGGGAGAAACCTTTTACCTGTGATCAATGTAAGAAATCCTTTCATAGCAAAGGAAGTCTAGCCAAACACTCGTTAACACACAATGAcgagaaaccttttaaatgtaACGTCTGTGACAAGGCTTATTTTTCTAGTTCTAATCTCACAGAACATATGAGAGTACATACAGGTGAGATGCCTTTTATATGTAATGTATGTGGTAGAATTTTTCGTAACAAAGGAAACCTAACGAAACATTTAAAAGTTCACAGTGGCGAGCGACCGTATAAATGTGATACTTGCGGGAAAGCATTTTCGAGAAGTGGGACACTTACAACTCATCTCCGTACTCATAATAAAAAAACTTACCAGTGCAATACCTGTGGAGAATCGTTCACGGGGAAAACTTATTTAAATAAGCATTGTTTAATTCATAATGGGGATAAGATGTTTGAATGTAAATTTTGCAGTAAGAAATTTAGGAATAGTAATAGTTgtgaaaaccatgaaaaatctcATACATCAGATAAACCAATTGATATGGTAATTTACCAGGGtgatatatataattaa
- the LOC138694289 gene encoding uncharacterized protein isoform X12, whose amino-acid sequence MAEIKREPNPNDNIHAASNCNTREDVKEEICPMDTAFVTVKCEIEEKGEEIEEDDEVENSDEEEEPHDVIEIGEVVKEEHTSIKGR is encoded by the exons ATGGCTGAAATCAAACGAGAACCCAATCCAAATGATAATATACATGCTGCATCGAATTGCAATACTCGTGAAGATGTCAAAGAGGAAATTTGTCCAATGGATACAGCTTTCGTCACTGTCAAATGTGAGATTGAG GAAAAAGGAGAGGAAatagaagaagatgatgaagtagaaaatagtgatgaagaagaagaacctCATGATGTTATTGAAATAGGAGAGGTAGTGAAAGAGGAACACACGAGTATAAAAGGAAG ATAA
- the LOC138694289 gene encoding zinc finger protein 93-like isoform X4: protein MAWVKVETDFSSDSEEDSLLDYETTKQENDPLAVVKCEIVEQSSDSVAAKDVTNEEVTEGDMSLDSSSGNSSPEQQDNSKSKSRDLSLSTNSLLVKPSVHFCGDDYYKCNNCGQTFLEGVLLEKFVNNDGEELTFKCPSCERLFPSNRELTKHIQLRLGQKPFVCETCGEGFFYSYLLSKHKLTHSEKNPFFCESCGKIFKRLDLLKAHIELQCGDIKHMCEACGKGFTNNSSLKRHIRRIHIGEKAFKCDTCGKRYFKRTDLSDHVRIHTGEKPFTCDQCKKSFHSKGSLAKHSLTHNDEKPFKCNVCDKAYFSSSNLTEHMRVHTGEMPFICNVCGRIFRNKGNLTKHLKVHSGERPYKCDTCGKAFSRSGTLTTHLRTHNKKTYQCNTCGESFTGKTYLNKHCLIHNGDKMFECKFCSKKFRNSNSCENHEKSHTSDKPIDMVIYQGDIYN from the exons GAACAGTCCAGTGATAGTGTTGCTGCAAAAGATGTGACCAACGAGGAAGTGACAGAAGGTGACATGAGTTTGGACAG TAGCAGTGGAAACAGTTCTCCAGAACAGCAAGATAACAGCAAATCTAAATCTCGTGATCTGTCACTGTCAACGAATAGCCTTCTTGTGAAGCCTTCAGTGCATTTCTGTGGGGATGACTATTACAAATGCAATAACTGTGGCCAAACATTTCTTGAGGGTGTACTATTagaaaaatttgtaaataatgatgGCGAAGAATTGACTTTCAAATGCCCATCTTGTGAACGTCTATTTCCGAGCAACAGGGAACTAACAAAACACATACAATTGCGTCTTGGACAGAAGCCTTTCGTGTGTGAAACCTGTGGAGAGGGATTCTTTTATAGTTATCTTTTATCTAAACATAAACTTACTCATAGTGAAAAAAATCCTTTTTTCTGTGAAAGTTGCGGTAAAATATTTAAACGTTTAGATTTGTTGAAAGCTCATATTGAATTACAGTGCGGTGATATTAAACATATGTGTGAAGCTTGTGGCAAAGGATTTACAAACAACAGCTCCTTGAAAAGACATATAAGAAGAATTCACATAGGAGAGAAAGCATTTAAGTGTGATACTTGTGGTAAAAGATACTTTAAAAGGACAGATCTTAGCGATCATGTACGAATACATACTGGGGAGAAACCTTTTACCTGTGATCAATGTAAGAAATCCTTTCATAGCAAAGGAAGTCTAGCCAAACACTCGTTAACACACAATGAcgagaaaccttttaaatgtaACGTCTGTGACAAGGCTTATTTTTCTAGTTCTAATCTCACAGAACATATGAGAGTACATACAGGTGAGATGCCTTTTATATGTAATGTATGTGGTAGAATTTTTCGTAACAAAGGAAACCTAACGAAACATTTAAAAGTTCACAGTGGCGAGCGACCGTATAAATGTGATACTTGCGGGAAAGCATTTTCGAGAAGTGGGACACTTACAACTCATCTCCGTACTCATAATAAAAAAACTTACCAGTGCAATACCTGTGGAGAATCGTTCACGGGGAAAACTTATTTAAATAAGCATTGTTTAATTCATAATGGGGATAAGATGTTTGAATGTAAATTTTGCAGTAAGAAATTTAGGAATAGTAATAGTTgtgaaaaccatgaaaaatctcATACATCAGATAAACCAATTGATATGGTAATTTACCAGGGtgatatatataattaa
- the LOC138694289 gene encoding zinc finger protein ZFP2-like isoform X1 has translation MAEIKREPNPNDNIHAASNCNTREDVKEEICPMDTAFVTVKCEIEEKGEEIEEDDEVENSDEEEEPHDVIEIGEVVKEEHTSIKGSDTPCDEQKGLFEIKMTSDNDAGSAIGLCNIHDDKEKLTFYKKEDDPDQQPVNDDVEGLFKCNICDESFPERILLSKHRSIHRIEKLFKCSECNKTFTRRTHLEIHFRTHSGERPYKCSICSKLFKRRHHRDRHILTHSDVRPFKCGNCGKTFTRRSHLDLHGLTHTDENPFTCNICGRHYSDNAQLEKHRSGHKIERLYTCSTCGKTFQRPSHLILHYRTHTGERPFKCSVCGKSFRQRIHLEEHSTTHSEEKPFKCSKCGMPFARRCLLDQHLRTHSGDRPFKCDLCGKCFKRRHHLDRHVGTHGNERPFKCETCDKTFTRRNYLDQHILWHTGERYKCDMCGQAFAIRAHLIEHGTIHGIEKPFKCSVCGKTFAAQKYLTQHLRTHSTQRPFNCSICGKGFTRRSYLEQHVLSHAAK, from the exons ATGGCTGAAATCAAACGAGAACCCAATCCAAATGATAATATACATGCTGCATCGAATTGCAATACTCGTGAAGATGTCAAAGAGGAAATTTGTCCAATGGATACAGCTTTCGTCACTGTCAAATGTGAGATTGAG GAAAAAGGAGAGGAAatagaagaagatgatgaagtagaaaatagtgatgaagaagaagaacctCATGATGTTATTGAAATAGGAGAGGTAGTGAAAGAGGAACACACGAGTATAAAAGGAAG cgATACTCCATGTGACGAACAGAAGGGATTATTTGAAATCAAGATGACTTCCGATAATGATGCAGGCTCTGCAATTGGCTTATGCAATATTCATGATGACAAAGaaaaacttacattttataaaaaagaaGATGATCCCGATCAACAACCTGTTAATGATGATGTTGaaggactcttcaaatgtaacaTTTGTGACGAAAGCTTTCCAGAGCGAATTCTTTTGAGTAAACATCGAAGCATTCATCGCATAGAGAAGCTTTTCAAGTGCAGCGAGTGCAATAAGACTTTTACACGGCGTACTCATCTCGAGATACATTTCCGAACACATAGCGGGGAAAGGCCATACAAATGCAGTATTTGTAGTAAACTTTTCAAGCGACGACATCATCGTGACAGACACATTTTGACACACAGTGACGTGAGGCCCTTCAAATGTGGCAACTGCGGTAAGACTTTTACAAGGCGTAGCCACCTTGATCTTCATGGTCTCACTCACACCGACGAAAATCCATTTACCTGTAACATTTGTGGTAGGCACTATAGTGATAATGCTCAGTTAGAGAAACATCGTAGTGGCCATAAGATTGAGAGATTATATACGTGCAGCACCTGTGGTAAGACTTTCCAAAGACCAAGCCATCTTATATTACATTACCGCACTCATACTGGCGAGAGGCCATTTAAGTGTAGTGTTTGCGGTAAAAGTTTCAGGCAACGTATTCACTTGGAAGAGCATTCAACCACTCATAGCGAAGAAAAACCGTTCAAATGTAGCAAGTGTGGTATGCCTTTTGCACGGAGATGCCTTCTTGACCAACATTTACGGACTCATAGTGGGGATCGGCCTTTTAAATGTGATCTCTGTGGAAAATGCTTCAAAAGGCGACATCACCTCGATAGACACGTTGGAACTCATGGTAATGAGAGACCTTTCAAATGCGAAACTTGTGATAAAACGTTTACGCGACGTAATTATTTGGATCAACATATTTTATGGCATACTGGGGAACGTTACAAATGTGACATGTGTGGACAAGCATTTGCGATACGTGCCCATTTGATCGAACATGGTACAATTCACGGCAttgaaaaacctttcaaatgtagTGTTTGTGGTAAAACGTTCGCCGCACAGAAATATCTTACGCAACATTTACGTACTCACAGCACGCAGAGACCTTTCAATTGTAGTATCTGTGGTAAGGGTTTTACAAGGCGTAGTTATCTGGAGCAACATGTTCTCTCGCATGCTGCAAAGTAA
- the LOC138694289 gene encoding zinc finger protein 93-like isoform X5, whose amino-acid sequence MAWVKVETDFSSDSEEDSLLDYETTKQENDPLAVVKCEIVEQSSDSVAAKDVTNEEVTEGDMSLDSSGNSSPEQQDNSKSKSRDLSLSTNSLLVKPSVHFCGDDYYKCNNCGQTFLEGVLLEKFVNNDGEELTFKCPSCERLFPSNRELTKHIQLRLGQKPFVCETCGEGFFYSYLLSKHKLTHSEKNPFFCESCGKIFKRLDLLKAHIELQCGDIKHMCEACGKGFTNNSSLKRHIRRIHIGEKAFKCDTCGKRYFKRTDLSDHVRIHTGEKPFTCDQCKKSFHSKGSLAKHSLTHNDEKPFKCNVCDKAYFSSSNLTEHMRVHTGEMPFICNVCGRIFRNKGNLTKHLKVHSGERPYKCDTCGKAFSRSGTLTTHLRTHNKKTYQCNTCGESFTGKTYLNKHCLIHNGDKMFECKFCSKKFRNSNSCENHEKSHTSDKPIDMVIYQGDIYN is encoded by the exons GAACAGTCCAGTGATAGTGTTGCTGCAAAAGATGTGACCAACGAGGAAGTGACAGAAGGTGACATGAGTTTGGACAG CAGTGGAAACAGTTCTCCAGAACAGCAAGATAACAGCAAATCTAAATCTCGTGATCTGTCACTGTCAACGAATAGCCTTCTTGTGAAGCCTTCAGTGCATTTCTGTGGGGATGACTATTACAAATGCAATAACTGTGGCCAAACATTTCTTGAGGGTGTACTATTagaaaaatttgtaaataatgatgGCGAAGAATTGACTTTCAAATGCCCATCTTGTGAACGTCTATTTCCGAGCAACAGGGAACTAACAAAACACATACAATTGCGTCTTGGACAGAAGCCTTTCGTGTGTGAAACCTGTGGAGAGGGATTCTTTTATAGTTATCTTTTATCTAAACATAAACTTACTCATAGTGAAAAAAATCCTTTTTTCTGTGAAAGTTGCGGTAAAATATTTAAACGTTTAGATTTGTTGAAAGCTCATATTGAATTACAGTGCGGTGATATTAAACATATGTGTGAAGCTTGTGGCAAAGGATTTACAAACAACAGCTCCTTGAAAAGACATATAAGAAGAATTCACATAGGAGAGAAAGCATTTAAGTGTGATACTTGTGGTAAAAGATACTTTAAAAGGACAGATCTTAGCGATCATGTACGAATACATACTGGGGAGAAACCTTTTACCTGTGATCAATGTAAGAAATCCTTTCATAGCAAAGGAAGTCTAGCCAAACACTCGTTAACACACAATGAcgagaaaccttttaaatgtaACGTCTGTGACAAGGCTTATTTTTCTAGTTCTAATCTCACAGAACATATGAGAGTACATACAGGTGAGATGCCTTTTATATGTAATGTATGTGGTAGAATTTTTCGTAACAAAGGAAACCTAACGAAACATTTAAAAGTTCACAGTGGCGAGCGACCGTATAAATGTGATACTTGCGGGAAAGCATTTTCGAGAAGTGGGACACTTACAACTCATCTCCGTACTCATAATAAAAAAACTTACCAGTGCAATACCTGTGGAGAATCGTTCACGGGGAAAACTTATTTAAATAAGCATTGTTTAATTCATAATGGGGATAAGATGTTTGAATGTAAATTTTGCAGTAAGAAATTTAGGAATAGTAATAGTTgtgaaaaccatgaaaaatctcATACATCAGATAAACCAATTGATATGGTAATTTACCAGGGtgatatatataattaa
- the LOC138694289 gene encoding zinc finger protein 93-like isoform X10, with protein sequence MSLDSSGNSSPEQQDNSKSKSRDLSLSTNSLLVKPSVHFCGDDYYKCNNCGQTFLEGVLLEKFVNNDGEELTFKCPSCERLFPSNRELTKHIQLRLGQKPFVCETCGEGFFYSYLLSKHKLTHSEKNPFFCESCGKIFKRLDLLKAHIELQCGDIKHMCEACGKGFTNNSSLKRHIRRIHIGEKAFKCDTCGKRYFKRTDLSDHVRIHTGEKPFTCDQCKKSFHSKGSLAKHSLTHNDEKPFKCNVCDKAYFSSSNLTEHMRVHTGEMPFICNVCGRIFRNKGNLTKHLKVHSGERPYKCDTCGKAFSRSGTLTTHLRTHNKKTYQCNTCGESFTGKTYLNKHCLIHNGDKMFECKFCSKKFRNSNSCENHEKSHTSDKPIDMVIYQGDIYN encoded by the exons ATGAGTTTGGACAG CAGTGGAAACAGTTCTCCAGAACAGCAAGATAACAGCAAATCTAAATCTCGTGATCTGTCACTGTCAACGAATAGCCTTCTTGTGAAGCCTTCAGTGCATTTCTGTGGGGATGACTATTACAAATGCAATAACTGTGGCCAAACATTTCTTGAGGGTGTACTATTagaaaaatttgtaaataatgatgGCGAAGAATTGACTTTCAAATGCCCATCTTGTGAACGTCTATTTCCGAGCAACAGGGAACTAACAAAACACATACAATTGCGTCTTGGACAGAAGCCTTTCGTGTGTGAAACCTGTGGAGAGGGATTCTTTTATAGTTATCTTTTATCTAAACATAAACTTACTCATAGTGAAAAAAATCCTTTTTTCTGTGAAAGTTGCGGTAAAATATTTAAACGTTTAGATTTGTTGAAAGCTCATATTGAATTACAGTGCGGTGATATTAAACATATGTGTGAAGCTTGTGGCAAAGGATTTACAAACAACAGCTCCTTGAAAAGACATATAAGAAGAATTCACATAGGAGAGAAAGCATTTAAGTGTGATACTTGTGGTAAAAGATACTTTAAAAGGACAGATCTTAGCGATCATGTACGAATACATACTGGGGAGAAACCTTTTACCTGTGATCAATGTAAGAAATCCTTTCATAGCAAAGGAAGTCTAGCCAAACACTCGTTAACACACAATGAcgagaaaccttttaaatgtaACGTCTGTGACAAGGCTTATTTTTCTAGTTCTAATCTCACAGAACATATGAGAGTACATACAGGTGAGATGCCTTTTATATGTAATGTATGTGGTAGAATTTTTCGTAACAAAGGAAACCTAACGAAACATTTAAAAGTTCACAGTGGCGAGCGACCGTATAAATGTGATACTTGCGGGAAAGCATTTTCGAGAAGTGGGACACTTACAACTCATCTCCGTACTCATAATAAAAAAACTTACCAGTGCAATACCTGTGGAGAATCGTTCACGGGGAAAACTTATTTAAATAAGCATTGTTTAATTCATAATGGGGATAAGATGTTTGAATGTAAATTTTGCAGTAAGAAATTTAGGAATAGTAATAGTTgtgaaaaccatgaaaaatctcATACATCAGATAAACCAATTGATATGGTAATTTACCAGGGtgatatatataattaa